Proteins from a single region of Synechococcus sp. WH 8109:
- the cbiD gene encoding cobalt-precorrin-5B (C(1))-methyltransferase CbiD: MSGSIAPSSSGLTLPVWVAAAAKAALKVLLGEPFEPEQQLSQGSDQPSMQVPVCSAAPLAPGESLGISRCDPGHGLDLTRDLDVWVRVAWIAASQPVLELQAGEGVGRFGADGDVCLSGFARELLERNLLPLVPPGRGLLVQPILPRGRVLAERTSNAAFGVVDGLALIGTQAEVQRSAAPDQLQKVLADLRTLAADAAFQGRLVLVIGENGLDLSRQQGLGPVLKVGNWVGPVLVAAAEAGVRDLLLLGYHGKLIKLAGGIFHTHHHLADGRLEVLVALGLDAGLSVAQLLQLRGAASVEEAFQALEADQATALGQHLAAIVERRSQSYVDRYGAWSMRIGAALFDRSRSLRWWGPEGEKRFFTLRD, from the coding sequence TTGTCCGGTTCCATCGCCCCCTCCAGTTCTGGATTGACCCTGCCGGTGTGGGTGGCGGCGGCGGCCAAGGCTGCCCTGAAGGTGTTGCTTGGTGAGCCGTTTGAGCCTGAGCAGCAGTTGAGTCAGGGTTCAGATCAACCCTCGATGCAGGTGCCGGTCTGCTCGGCGGCTCCTCTGGCACCAGGCGAGTCCCTGGGCATCAGCCGTTGTGATCCAGGGCATGGCCTTGATCTGACGCGGGATCTTGACGTCTGGGTGCGGGTGGCCTGGATCGCTGCATCTCAGCCGGTGCTCGAGCTGCAGGCCGGAGAAGGGGTAGGTCGTTTTGGCGCTGATGGGGACGTTTGCCTCTCCGGTTTTGCCCGTGAGCTGTTGGAGCGGAATCTGTTGCCCCTGGTGCCGCCGGGTCGGGGCTTGCTGGTGCAGCCGATTCTTCCGAGGGGCCGTGTCCTGGCTGAACGCACCAGCAATGCCGCCTTCGGAGTTGTTGATGGTCTGGCTTTGATCGGCACCCAGGCGGAGGTGCAGCGCAGTGCCGCACCGGATCAACTGCAGAAGGTCTTGGCAGACCTGAGGACGCTCGCTGCGGATGCGGCGTTTCAGGGACGCCTCGTTCTGGTGATCGGTGAGAACGGCTTGGATCTGTCCCGTCAGCAGGGTCTGGGGCCCGTGCTGAAGGTAGGGAACTGGGTGGGGCCTGTGCTGGTGGCCGCGGCGGAGGCCGGTGTTCGCGATCTGCTGCTGCTCGGTTACCACGGCAAATTGATAAAGCTGGCCGGCGGCATCTTTCACACCCACCACCACCTGGCCGATGGCCGTCTGGAGGTGCTTGTAGCCCTGGGCCTGGATGCCGGTCTGTCGGTTGCCCAGTTGTTGCAACTGCGGGGTGCTGCATCCGTTGAGGAGGCCTTTCAGGCACTGGAGGCCGATCAAGCCACGGCCCTTGGGCAGCATCTGGCCGCGATCGTGGAGCGGCGCAGCCAGTCCTATGTGGATCGCTACGGCGCATGGTCGATGCGGATTGGTGCTGCCCTGTTCGACCGAAGCCGCTCCCTGCGCTGGTGGGGACCGGAGGGGGAGAAGCGCTTCTTTACATTGAGAGATTGA
- a CDS encoding HNH endonuclease: protein MHSRDAVFLDELCPKLRVRRWRQSLHTFTGKSCIYCGKPSESIDHIHPQAKGGSSVTENCVPACLSCNGRKSDADVFDWYRRQRFYDPRRAMAIRAWMDGDLRLAVRLLQWAQPDHPINDPDNISIAAQAA, encoded by the coding sequence ATGCATAGCAGGGACGCAGTTTTTCTCGACGAACTCTGTCCCAAATTACGCGTTCGAAGATGGCGACAGTCTCTTCACACTTTTACCGGTAAAAGTTGCATTTATTGCGGCAAACCTTCTGAATCAATTGATCACATTCACCCCCAGGCCAAAGGGGGTTCAAGCGTTACTGAAAACTGTGTGCCGGCGTGCCTGTCTTGCAACGGCCGCAAATCTGATGCCGACGTTTTCGACTGGTACCGGCGACAGCGCTTCTATGACCCACGCCGCGCCATGGCGATCCGGGCCTGGATGGATGGCGACCTGCGACTCGCCGTTCGCCTGCTGCAGTGGGCCCAACCGGATCATCCCATCAACGATCCGGACAACATCTCGATCGCAGCTCAGGCTGCCTGA
- a CDS encoding DEAD/DEAH box helicase, translating into MRVVSPFDAVTQSQLRRIKPRGRWNGAGQGWDFPLAAADPLQQALGRRFPVTSALQQWLDWCQQPLPPLPPHRTLVAAADLDEVLQDGRRPLRHQRSGVRWLLARRGAVLADEMGLGKTLTALLAARALMRCAELRLLVVAPVGLHPHWRRESEALGVELELVSWARLPDTLPPAGTLLVVDEAHYAQSLQAQRTAALLRLARHPRLRAIWMLTGTPMKNGRPSQLYPLLAAMDHPIARDQRQFEERYCQGHWREGRTGKRWQASGASQLEELRRLTRPLILHRRKQQVVDLPPKQRRLHPVLLSEAELTGFDHRFELVLDDYRRRAQLGKVRRDAEHLALLTSIRQIAAEFKLPAAQQLVESLRRQGEAVVLFSGFVAPLQLLQQTLGGELLTGRQRPAERQASVDRFQQGQNDCLLATFGTGALGFTLHRARHVVLLERPWTPGDLDQAEDRCHRLGMGDGLTCHWLQLGAADQLVDGLLASKAERIEVLLGPRRLSLQRQSLPAMVRDCLQLL; encoded by the coding sequence ATCCGGGTGGTCAGCCCGTTTGATGCGGTGACCCAGTCCCAGTTGCGTCGGATCAAGCCCCGCGGGCGTTGGAACGGCGCTGGCCAGGGGTGGGATTTTCCCTTGGCCGCAGCCGATCCGCTTCAGCAAGCTCTTGGGCGTCGTTTCCCTGTCACCTCCGCATTGCAGCAGTGGTTGGACTGGTGCCAGCAGCCTCTGCCGCCGCTGCCACCGCACCGGACCCTTGTGGCTGCAGCGGATCTCGACGAAGTCCTGCAGGATGGTCGTCGGCCTCTGCGCCATCAACGCTCCGGGGTCCGCTGGCTCCTGGCCCGTCGCGGTGCCGTCCTGGCCGATGAGATGGGGCTGGGGAAGACCCTCACAGCTCTGTTGGCGGCCCGTGCTCTGATGCGTTGCGCTGAGCTGCGGTTGCTGGTGGTGGCTCCCGTCGGCCTGCATCCCCACTGGCGCCGGGAATCGGAGGCCCTTGGGGTTGAGCTTGAGTTGGTGAGTTGGGCTCGGCTGCCCGACACCCTGCCGCCAGCTGGAACGCTCCTGGTGGTGGATGAAGCGCACTACGCCCAGTCACTTCAGGCGCAGCGCACGGCTGCCTTGCTGCGTCTGGCCCGTCATCCCCGTCTGCGTGCGATCTGGATGCTCACGGGAACCCCTATGAAGAACGGTCGCCCGTCCCAGCTGTATCCACTGCTCGCGGCTATGGATCATCCGATTGCTCGCGATCAACGCCAGTTCGAAGAGCGGTATTGCCAGGGGCACTGGCGGGAGGGTCGAACCGGCAAACGCTGGCAGGCGTCCGGCGCCAGTCAGCTGGAGGAGCTGCGGCGCTTGACTCGACCGTTGATCCTGCATCGCCGCAAGCAGCAGGTGGTGGACCTTCCTCCCAAGCAGCGACGTCTTCACCCAGTGTTGCTGTCGGAGGCTGAGCTCACAGGGTTCGACCATCGTTTCGAGTTAGTGCTGGATGACTACCGGCGTCGAGCTCAGCTCGGAAAGGTGCGACGGGATGCGGAGCACCTGGCTTTGCTCACCTCCATACGCCAGATCGCTGCGGAATTCAAATTGCCGGCGGCCCAGCAGTTGGTGGAGTCACTGCGCAGGCAAGGCGAGGCCGTGGTGCTGTTCAGTGGCTTTGTGGCTCCATTGCAGCTGTTGCAGCAAACCCTTGGCGGCGAGTTGTTGACAGGTCGCCAGCGCCCTGCTGAACGCCAGGCGAGTGTGGATCGGTTTCAGCAGGGTCAGAACGATTGTCTGCTGGCCACCTTCGGCACCGGTGCCCTTGGTTTCACCCTGCACCGGGCCCGTCATGTGGTGTTGCTGGAACGTCCCTGGACGCCAGGCGATCTCGACCAAGCCGAAGACCGCTGTCATCGTCTGGGAATGGGAGATGGCCTGACCTGCCATTGGCTGCAGCTCGGCGCAGCCGATCAGCTGGTGGATGGCTTGTTAGCGAGCAAGGCGGAACGGATCGAGGTGTTGCTTGGGCCCCGACGCTTGTCGCTGCAACGTCAATCACTCCCGGCCATGGTGCGGGATTGTTTGCAGCTGCTCTGA
- the guaA gene encoding glutamine-hydrolyzing GMP synthase — translation MSQPSSDGQRQPAIVILDFGSQYSELIARRVRETEVFSVVLGYSTSAEELRRMAPKGIILSGGPSSVYAEHAPLCDPGIWDLGIPVLGVCYGMQLMVQQLGGVVEAATGKAEYGKAPLEVDDPTDLLTNVDNGSTMWMSHGDSVKALPDGFVRLAHTANTPEAAVAHLQRKLYGVQFHPEVVHSTCGMALIRNFVYHVCGCDPDWTTAAFIDEAVGLVREQVGNKRVLLALSGGVDSSTLAFLLKKAIGDQLTCMFIDQGFMRKGEPEFLMDFFDRKFNIHVEYINARQRFIGKLKGITDPEEKRKIIGTEFIRVFEEESKRLGPFDYLAQGTLYPDVIESAGTNVDPKTGERVAVKIKSHHNVGGLPKDLQFKLVEPLRKLFKDEVRKVGRSLGLPEEIVRRHPFPGPGLAIRILGEVTDEKLDCLRDADLIVRQEIKEAGLYHDIWQAFAVLLPVRSVGVMGDKRTYAWPIVLRCVSSEDGMTADWSRLPYDLMETISNRIVNEVKGVNRVVLDITSKPPGTIEWE, via the coding sequence ATGTCCCAGCCCTCGTCCGACGGTCAGCGTCAGCCGGCCATCGTCATCCTTGATTTCGGCTCCCAGTATTCGGAGCTGATCGCCCGGCGCGTGCGCGAGACCGAGGTCTTCTCGGTGGTGCTCGGTTACAGCACTTCGGCCGAGGAGCTACGACGCATGGCTCCGAAGGGAATCATCCTCAGCGGTGGTCCCAGTTCCGTGTACGCCGAGCATGCGCCACTCTGCGATCCTGGCATCTGGGATCTGGGCATTCCCGTGCTGGGGGTTTGCTACGGGATGCAGCTGATGGTGCAGCAGCTTGGGGGCGTTGTGGAAGCCGCCACGGGCAAGGCCGAATACGGCAAGGCTCCTCTGGAAGTGGACGACCCCACGGACCTGCTCACCAATGTCGACAACGGTTCGACGATGTGGATGAGCCACGGCGACTCAGTGAAGGCACTGCCCGATGGGTTTGTGCGCCTGGCCCACACCGCCAACACGCCGGAGGCGGCTGTGGCGCACCTGCAACGCAAGCTCTATGGGGTGCAATTCCATCCCGAGGTGGTGCATTCCACCTGTGGCATGGCTCTGATCCGCAATTTCGTGTATCACGTTTGCGGTTGTGATCCGGATTGGACCACCGCGGCCTTCATCGATGAGGCCGTTGGCCTGGTGCGGGAGCAGGTGGGCAACAAGCGCGTTCTGTTGGCTCTCTCCGGTGGGGTGGATTCATCCACCCTCGCCTTCCTGCTCAAAAAGGCGATTGGTGATCAGCTCACCTGCATGTTCATCGACCAGGGCTTCATGCGGAAGGGTGAGCCCGAGTTCCTCATGGACTTCTTCGATCGGAAGTTCAACATTCATGTGGAGTACATCAATGCCCGCCAGCGTTTCATCGGCAAGCTGAAGGGCATCACTGATCCGGAGGAGAAGCGCAAGATCATCGGCACCGAGTTCATCCGTGTGTTCGAAGAGGAGAGCAAGCGGCTCGGACCCTTCGATTACCTGGCCCAGGGCACGCTTTATCCTGACGTGATTGAAAGCGCCGGCACCAACGTGGACCCCAAGACGGGCGAACGGGTTGCCGTGAAGATCAAGAGCCACCACAACGTGGGCGGTCTTCCCAAAGACCTCCAGTTCAAGCTGGTGGAGCCCCTGCGCAAGCTGTTCAAGGATGAAGTGCGCAAGGTGGGCCGCAGTCTCGGCCTGCCCGAGGAGATCGTGCGCCGCCATCCCTTCCCGGGGCCTGGTCTGGCCATCCGCATCTTGGGTGAAGTCACCGACGAGAAGCTGGACTGCCTGCGTGATGCCGACCTGATTGTTCGCCAGGAAATTAAAGAAGCAGGTCTGTATCACGACATCTGGCAGGCCTTTGCGGTGCTGCTGCCTGTGCGTTCCGTCGGTGTGATGGGGGACAAACGCACCTATGCCTGGCCGATCGTGCTGCGTTGTGTGTCCAGTGAGGACGGCATGACCGCCGATTGGTCCCGTCTTCCTTACGACCTGATGGAGACCATCTCCAATCGGATCGTGAATGAGGTGAAGGGGGTGAACCGGGTGGTGCTCGACATCACCAGCAAGCCCCCCGGCACGATCGAGTGGGAATGA
- a CDS encoding AbrB family transcriptional regulator, which translates to MPSFAMLALYLLAGTAIGLLALFSGIPAAPLAGALLGAGIVSMSGQLEPATWPPGTRTVLEIGIGTVIGTGLTRASLEQLQLLWKPAVLITLALVLTGLVVGLWTSRMLGIDPVVALLGAAPGGISGMSLVGAEFGVGAAVAALHAVRLITVLLVLPLVVRLIIPSTAGS; encoded by the coding sequence ATGCCTTCCTTTGCAATGCTGGCGCTGTACCTGCTGGCTGGAACCGCCATCGGACTGCTGGCTCTGTTCAGCGGCATTCCCGCCGCACCTCTGGCGGGGGCTTTGCTGGGTGCTGGCATCGTCAGCATGAGCGGCCAGCTGGAACCAGCCACATGGCCACCGGGAACACGCACGGTTCTGGAGATCGGCATCGGCACCGTGATCGGAACTGGCCTGACGCGAGCGTCCTTGGAGCAACTGCAACTCCTCTGGAAACCTGCGGTTCTGATCACGCTGGCGCTGGTGCTTACAGGACTGGTCGTCGGCCTCTGGACCAGCCGCATGCTCGGCATTGATCCCGTCGTAGCCTTGCTTGGCGCTGCCCCGGGTGGCATCAGTGGCATGAGCCTGGTCGGTGCCGAATTCGGCGTCGGTGCCGCGGTGGCCGCCCTCCATGCTGTGCGGCTGATCACCGTGCTGCTGGTGCTGCCGCTGGTGGTGCGGCTGATTATCCCCTCGACAGCTGGAAGCTGA
- a CDS encoding SDR family oxidoreductase codes for MLADLVKRSQPLAADTKLLVLGGGYSGRCLASLARALGTPVLCTRRSLDSAEADLLFDSNGQDQLDPAALEGVTHLLSTIPPDCEGNDPVLLKLLPTLRSLPLRWAGYLSTTGVYGDRQGGWVSEQDDPAPALNRSMRRLNCEQAWLRSGLPIQILRLPGIYGPGRSVLNGLQQGRARLIDKPGQVFCRIHVEDIAGACWHLMHSAGQDAPASPGNGSIVNVVDNLPAPTAELMRHAADLLGCALPPLEPFDQIVHSMSPMAQSFWSENRRVSNHKLCHELGYTLLHPNYRVGLQDCLNQDKLNLSDLRSAPQSANG; via the coding sequence ATGCTTGCTGATCTTGTCAAGCGGTCGCAGCCGCTGGCGGCTGACACGAAGCTGCTGGTGCTGGGCGGCGGATACAGCGGACGTTGTCTGGCCAGCCTGGCCCGAGCCCTGGGAACACCGGTGCTCTGCACCCGCCGTTCCCTCGACTCTGCCGAGGCTGATCTGCTCTTCGACAGCAACGGTCAGGACCAGCTCGACCCTGCTGCCCTGGAGGGGGTGACCCATCTGCTGTCCACCATCCCCCCGGATTGCGAAGGCAACGATCCGGTCTTGTTGAAGCTGCTGCCAACGCTCAGAAGCCTGCCGCTGCGCTGGGCGGGCTATCTCTCCACCACAGGGGTTTACGGTGATCGTCAAGGCGGTTGGGTGTCAGAACAGGACGACCCGGCGCCAGCGCTGAACCGCAGCATGCGCCGCCTCAACTGCGAACAAGCTTGGTTGCGCTCAGGTCTGCCGATCCAGATTCTGCGTCTACCAGGCATTTATGGCCCGGGCCGGTCAGTGCTCAACGGCTTGCAGCAAGGGCGTGCCCGCTTGATCGACAAGCCCGGCCAGGTGTTCTGCCGCATCCATGTGGAAGACATCGCAGGGGCCTGCTGGCACCTGATGCATAGCGCCGGGCAGGACGCTCCAGCAAGCCCGGGCAACGGAAGCATCGTGAATGTGGTGGATAACCTCCCGGCTCCTACCGCCGAACTGATGCGGCATGCGGCAGACCTGTTGGGTTGTGCCCTGCCGCCACTGGAACCGTTCGACCAGATCGTGCACAGCATGAGTCCGATGGCTCAATCGTTCTGGAGCGAGAACCGCCGCGTCAGCAACCACAAGCTCTGCCATGAGCTCGGTTATACGTTGCTGCATCCGAACTACCGCGTCGGGCTGCAGGATTGCCTGAACCAAGACAAACTCAATTTGTCTGACCTGCGTTCTGCCCCTCAGTCAGCCAACGGTTGA
- the pdxA gene encoding 4-hydroxythreonine-4-phosphate dehydrogenase PdxA, with translation MGPHDSTNPRHELVIVLGDPAGIGMEVVLKALASPTLPPELQPLLVGCRRTLISTHARLQQQTSHPLADPAALRIDDQPLEASVQPGQPTTSGADAGFRWLTRAVELLQERGSRALVTAPIAKHLWHAAGHRYPGQTERLAELAGHQRSSMLFTAVSPTSGWRLNTLLATTHIPLSQVPEALTPDLVQHKLNVLEGFCRRFTSTPHLRIAGLNPHAGEAGQLGHEEAEWLLPLLDQWRKDHPQVQLEGPVPPDTCWISAASAWQSPTQPGPDGILALYHDQGLIPVKLLAFNAAVNTTLELPFLRTSPDHGTAFDIADQGIASPESTTAAIQAAWDLS, from the coding sequence ATGGGCCCCCACGATTCCACGAACCCAAGGCATGAGCTGGTGATCGTTCTCGGCGATCCCGCGGGCATCGGCATGGAAGTGGTGCTCAAAGCCCTCGCCTCACCCACGCTCCCCCCAGAGCTCCAACCCCTGCTGGTGGGTTGCCGACGCACGCTGATCAGCACCCACGCGCGACTGCAGCAACAAACGAGCCACCCCCTTGCCGACCCTGCAGCCCTCAGGATCGACGACCAACCGCTGGAGGCCAGCGTTCAGCCAGGCCAGCCCACCACCAGCGGAGCCGATGCGGGGTTTCGATGGCTGACCCGCGCCGTCGAACTGCTGCAGGAAAGGGGGTCCCGCGCCCTGGTGACTGCCCCCATCGCCAAACACCTTTGGCATGCGGCCGGCCATCGCTATCCCGGGCAGACCGAACGGCTGGCTGAGTTGGCTGGACACCAGCGCTCCTCAATGCTGTTCACCGCCGTCTCTCCCACCAGCGGCTGGCGCCTGAACACCTTGCTGGCCACCACCCACATCCCCCTCAGCCAGGTCCCTGAAGCGCTGACCCCAGACCTGGTGCAGCACAAACTGAACGTGCTGGAGGGGTTCTGTCGACGCTTCACGAGCACACCACATCTGCGCATTGCCGGCCTGAATCCCCATGCCGGCGAAGCCGGTCAGCTGGGCCACGAAGAAGCCGAATGGCTGCTGCCGCTGCTGGATCAATGGCGGAAGGACCATCCTCAGGTGCAGCTGGAGGGTCCCGTTCCCCCCGACACCTGCTGGATCAGCGCTGCTAGCGCTTGGCAGTCACCAACCCAGCCAGGTCCCGACGGGATCCTGGCCCTGTATCACGACCAGGGGCTCATTCCCGTGAAGCTGCTTGCCTTCAACGCGGCGGTGAACACGACTTTGGAACTGCCGTTCCTACGCACCTCCCCCGACCACGGCACCGCCTTCGACATCGCAGACCAAGGGATCGCCAGCCCTGAGAGCACGACGGCAGCCATTCAGGCCGCCTGGGACCTGAGCTGA
- the mrdA gene encoding penicillin-binding protein 2 has product MTRSAQQRQTGLRQQPLVLLVLVLLFCSAMVSRLVWMQLLEGSRFRELADENRIRLVPRSPIRGRLLDRKGRVLATSKLTYSLYLEPRLVSDDDWPDLRHRLARLLSLKPDLLDQRRQKGLDRDGYRTTLALDLKPEQVLRFREQALGLRGAQVDVNILRSYPNGTLAAHALGYTQPITESEFEILAEKGYKIRDRIGRTGVEAAYERHLRGKWGGQMLEVNAMGEVQRNLGDRPSQAGKDLVLTLDLDLQRVAEQALADKPGGAVVALEAATGAVLALASRPSFDPNFFSKLITTQKEYDALFFNPKKPLLSRAMNPYDPGSTWKPVTAMAGMESGKFPPDTKLHTKACITYGGHCFPDHNGAGFGHIGYADALRFSSNTFFYQVGVGVGSKALKQAADQLGFEQKTGIEIGWEESVGLVGDEDWAARGRGWADPGTTPWIPEDMASASIGQSVVQITPLQLARAYAVFANGGWLVTPHLAAGEIDWMSPEHRTKVPMKPSTLQTIREGLRKVVEVGTGAGLNGPGIPAAAGKTGTAEDGTGGPDHAWFGCYAPYPDGKIVVVAFAQNTPGGGSVHALPMAKKVLAEWERTRQR; this is encoded by the coding sequence ATGACCCGTTCCGCCCAGCAGCGTCAGACCGGTCTGCGTCAGCAACCCCTGGTGCTGCTGGTGTTGGTGCTGCTGTTCTGCAGCGCCATGGTCAGCCGCCTGGTCTGGATGCAGTTGCTGGAGGGGTCGCGCTTTCGCGAACTGGCGGACGAAAATCGCATCCGTCTGGTGCCCCGCTCGCCTATTCGCGGTCGGTTGCTTGATCGCAAAGGCCGGGTGCTGGCCACCAGCAAACTCACTTACTCCCTGTACCTTGAGCCGCGTCTGGTTAGCGACGACGACTGGCCTGATCTGCGGCATCGCTTGGCACGCCTGCTGAGCCTGAAGCCTGATCTGCTCGACCAGCGCCGGCAAAAGGGCCTGGATCGGGATGGTTACCGCACCACGTTGGCCCTCGATCTCAAGCCGGAACAGGTGCTGCGCTTTCGGGAACAGGCCCTGGGGTTGCGGGGTGCCCAGGTGGATGTCAACATCCTGCGCTCTTATCCCAATGGAACCCTGGCGGCCCATGCACTCGGCTACACCCAGCCGATCACGGAAAGCGAATTCGAAATCCTGGCGGAGAAGGGCTACAAGATCCGCGACCGCATTGGTCGCACGGGTGTTGAAGCGGCCTACGAGCGCCATCTGCGCGGGAAGTGGGGCGGCCAGATGCTGGAGGTGAATGCCATGGGCGAGGTCCAGCGCAACCTGGGCGATCGACCGTCTCAAGCAGGAAAGGATCTGGTGCTCACCCTCGACCTGGATCTGCAGCGGGTTGCGGAGCAGGCGCTGGCGGACAAGCCCGGTGGCGCCGTTGTGGCGCTGGAGGCGGCAACGGGTGCCGTGTTGGCTTTGGCCAGCCGTCCCAGTTTTGATCCGAACTTCTTCTCCAAGCTGATCACCACCCAGAAGGAGTACGACGCTCTTTTCTTCAATCCGAAGAAGCCATTGCTGTCCAGGGCCATGAATCCCTATGACCCCGGCAGCACCTGGAAGCCGGTGACGGCGATGGCGGGTATGGAGTCGGGCAAATTCCCGCCTGATACCAAGCTCCATACCAAGGCCTGCATCACCTACGGCGGCCATTGCTTCCCGGATCACAACGGGGCTGGCTTCGGCCACATCGGCTATGCGGATGCCCTGCGTTTCTCCAGCAACACCTTCTTCTACCAAGTGGGCGTTGGGGTCGGCTCCAAGGCTCTCAAACAGGCGGCTGATCAGCTGGGCTTCGAGCAGAAAACCGGCATTGAGATCGGCTGGGAAGAGAGTGTTGGCCTGGTGGGGGATGAAGACTGGGCTGCCCGTGGCCGCGGCTGGGCCGATCCCGGCACCACTCCATGGATCCCTGAGGACATGGCCAGTGCCTCCATCGGTCAGTCCGTTGTGCAGATCACTCCCTTGCAGTTGGCTCGCGCCTATGCGGTGTTCGCCAATGGCGGTTGGTTGGTGACGCCGCATCTCGCCGCCGGTGAGATCGACTGGATGAGTCCGGAGCACCGCACCAAGGTGCCGATGAAGCCATCAACGTTGCAGACGATCCGGGAGGGCCTGCGCAAAGTGGTGGAGGTCGGAACTGGTGCTGGCCTCAATGGCCCTGGTATTCCTGCGGCGGCTGGCAAAACCGGAACGGCTGAAGACGGTACGGGAGGGCCTGATCACGCCTGGTTCGGTTGCTATGCCCCGTATCCCGACGGCAAGATCGTGGTGGTGGCCTTTGCCCAGAACACCCCTGGAGGCGGGTCGGTCCACGCTCTGCCTATGGCCAAGAAGGTGCTGGCGGAGTGGGAGCGAACCCGGCAGCGCTAG
- a CDS encoding DUF6554 family protein, which translates to MGPIRSSLVLSAAALIGALSGMTSPLQAAEATEEKGAKIYCFMRSSGNDHEVSWKAAYAVIKRQRSGMFKTSPEHASVMITEAVVQDPGNFPDCGQFLGDLFGGNTQPATAAALANSSSFTESSIESSDDTARYSY; encoded by the coding sequence ATGGGTCCCATCAGGTCATCGCTGGTTCTCTCCGCCGCGGCCCTGATCGGCGCTCTCAGCGGCATGACCTCCCCCCTGCAAGCGGCCGAAGCCACCGAAGAGAAGGGGGCCAAGATCTATTGCTTCATGCGGTCCAGCGGCAACGACCACGAGGTGAGCTGGAAAGCCGCCTACGCCGTGATCAAACGGCAGCGCAGCGGCATGTTCAAAACATCCCCGGAGCATGCCTCGGTGATGATTACGGAAGCCGTTGTCCAGGACCCCGGCAATTTCCCCGACTGTGGCCAGTTCCTTGGTGATCTGTTCGGCGGGAACACTCAACCAGCCACCGCTGCCGCCCTTGCAAACTCCTCCTCCTTCACCGAAAGCAGCATCGAGAGCAGCGACGACACCGCGCGCTACAGCTACTGA
- a CDS encoding alanine--glyoxylate aminotransferase family protein — MQDKLTLMIPGPTPVPETVLKAMGRHPIGHRSGEFQAIVRRTTEQLKWLHQTTSDVLVITGSGTAAMEAGIINTLSRGEKVLCGDNGKFGERWVKVARAYGLDVEVIKAEWGQPLDPEAFRSALEADSAKAIKAVILTHSETSTGVINDLESIARHVKAHGTALTLADCVTSLGATNVPMDEWGLDVVASGAQKGYMLPPGLSFVAMSARAWEAYERSDLPKFYLDLGPYRKTAAKDSNPFTPAVNLYFGLEAALEMMQKEGLDAIFARHARHRAAAQAGMKAMGLPLFAAEGCGSPAITAVAPEGIDAEQLRKAVKEKFDILLAGGQDHLKGQVFRIGHLGYVCDRDVLTAVAAIESTLQSLGLHRGSMGAGVAAASAALG; from the coding sequence ATGCAGGACAAGCTCACCCTGATGATTCCGGGCCCGACCCCGGTGCCGGAAACGGTGCTGAAGGCCATGGGTCGTCACCCCATTGGCCACCGCAGCGGGGAGTTCCAGGCCATCGTGCGGCGCACCACCGAACAGCTCAAGTGGCTGCACCAGACGACAAGCGACGTGCTGGTGATCACCGGCAGCGGAACCGCTGCCATGGAAGCGGGAATCATCAACACCCTCAGCCGCGGCGAAAAGGTGCTCTGCGGTGACAACGGCAAGTTCGGCGAACGCTGGGTCAAGGTGGCCCGCGCCTATGGACTCGATGTTGAGGTGATCAAAGCGGAGTGGGGCCAACCCCTCGATCCCGAAGCCTTCCGCTCAGCGTTGGAAGCCGACAGCGCTAAAGCGATCAAGGCCGTGATCCTCACCCACTCGGAAACCTCGACAGGGGTGATCAATGACCTGGAGAGCATTGCCCGTCACGTGAAGGCCCACGGCACGGCCTTGACCCTGGCGGACTGCGTCACCAGCCTTGGTGCGACCAACGTCCCGATGGATGAGTGGGGACTGGATGTAGTGGCATCAGGCGCACAGAAGGGCTACATGCTTCCACCGGGCCTGAGTTTTGTGGCCATGAGTGCACGGGCCTGGGAGGCCTATGAGCGCTCCGATCTGCCCAAGTTCTATCTGGATCTGGGCCCTTACCGGAAAACAGCGGCGAAGGACAGCAACCCCTTCACCCCGGCGGTGAACCTCTACTTCGGTCTGGAAGCTGCTCTGGAAATGATGCAGAAGGAAGGTCTGGACGCGATCTTTGCCCGCCACGCCCGCCATCGCGCTGCCGCCCAGGCGGGAATGAAGGCGATGGGCTTGCCCCTGTTTGCCGCCGAGGGTTGCGGCAGCCCGGCCATCACCGCAGTGGCCCCCGAAGGCATCGATGCCGAACAGTTACGCAAAGCCGTGAAGGAGAAATTCGACATTCTTCTGGCTGGAGGACAAGACCACCTGAAAGGTCAGGTGTTCCGCATCGGCCATCTCGGCTACGTCTGCGACCGGGATGTGCTGACCGCCGTCGCTGCGATTGAATCCACCCTTCAGTCCCTTGGTCTGCACAGAGGCAGCATGGGAGCAGGGGTCGCAGCAGCCTCCGCTGCTCTCGGCTAA